The region GTGTAGCGTTATCTAATACTACATTGTGAAAAGAAGATATACCATCTCCCGATATTAACTGACTACCGTTCTCTCCTTCGAAACGTTGAAATACAGCTTTAGCAGTTTCCTTTTTGCTTTTAACTGCATAATCACCATCGTTATTAAAATTGCGATAGTAATAAGTCGTTCCATCACTTAGTACACTTCCAGTAGCAGTATTATTAAAATCATAAGCAGTAGACATCACTCCTTTATCAGCAACACTTATCGTACTACCATGATTTACAAATACTCCTTTCTTTTCTTGCGCCATCGCTGAACATGCAGTTCCCAATAGAGCGAAGTATAAAGAGCGATTAATATATATAGTTTTCATAGCTATTTTACTTTTTGGTAAATGTGAGGATTAGAGATAAACAAACTCTGTCCTTTTAATGGCACATACGTATGGTATTCTCTTATAGGATCCCATCCAATATCACCTGCTTTATAAGGCGTTGGATCTATAGACTCTTTAGTCACAGGCATTTTTGATATATTCGATATTCCTGTACCATTTACAGTTGCACGGTTATACACACCTTTCGTTTTATAGATATCATCAGCAGTCACTTTATAGTCAACTGTGAACGTCCACATTTCTGTTTTATCTAAGATAAAGTTGCCATTAGCATCACCTGTCATAGTAACATTAGAAGGAATCACCTTTTTGTCTTTAGCATCTACTTTAATATCAAAACCAAATAGCGGATCATCAATTGTCACATCGTGGATCTCCATATCCCCTAAGTTCTTAACATTGAAAGTATAAGTGATTACTTCTCCTACCTTAACACTATTAGGATTAACTGCTTTTGATATACCATCTTTCTCTACAGTACATGTTTCACAAGCTTTAATTTGTTGCCCGTATCCAAAACCTGACATAAGAGTCTGACCGATCACATTTTGAGTAACTTTAATATTATTGACAGTATTACCAGTACCCACTTTATGCCAATCTACTTTCTTTAAAGGTTCAGCAACCTTAGTATTAGTATTGAACATTTCTAATTCTTCTAATTGAGCCTTGCTATTTCTTTTACCATATAAAGAAGCTATACCCTCTTTGTCAATAACTACACGAATAGCTGGTGTTGGATTCTTTGTACGATCAGTTAAGTCAATTATGATATTTTCGTTATTATCATTTTTGTCATTAATTCCCCATATGTCAGAAATACCATTACCTGAACCAAAAAGTGCTCCGTCTTTTTTAAAGCGAATATTTACTGCACCACTTCCTGTTTGAAACTCTATCTCTTCTTTATACAAAGATTTATTATTGACAATCATATTAAAAGAATTATCTAATTGATAAATATCTAATACAAAACCTCCATCTGAAGCAGGTTGGTCTATTTGTTTTACTACAGGATTACTTGGTGGATTACTTCCAGGTTTTCCATTATTATAACCCCATTCAAAACCATTACCAACAATGTCATTAAAACAATCAAAACCACTCAATCCAGTATTTACTTTAGGAGTAACCTCTGAAACATTGTTATCTGGATCTGGATCTGGATCATCCGAAGTAATAGTTGCTTTATTTGTATAATCGCCAGAAGCATTTACTTTTGCTATTATTTTTAATGTTTCTGTTTGATGAATTGCTTGCAAATTACCAATTGACCAAACACCTGTTCCCGCATTAAACGTTCCCTTACTTGGTGTAGCACTAATAAATGTATAACCAGAAGGTAATAAATCCGTTACTTTTACACCTTTACCATCATAAGGACCTAAGTTAGTAGTAGTCAAAGTAAACTCAACGATATCGCCTGGCTCTACCTCTGCTTTATCAATAGTCTTCTCTATCTTAACGTCAGCTCCTGTAGTTCCTTGAATCTTTTGAATAATAACTCCTGAATCGTAAGCTGCATCCTGAGAGTCAGCAATAGCAATTTTAAATTGATAGGTTTGTCCTCCTTGTAACCCAGTTAAATCATACGTAATTAACTTTGTTAATCCATTATACTCTATGAATACAGGTTTAGGTCCATTATTATCCCAGTTTCCTTGTAATCCATTTGGATTCAATATTGTGTCATGTCCATTATTGATATATTGAGATGTTTGTTTTAAATCGGTTTT is a window of Myroides oncorhynchi DNA encoding:
- a CDS encoding choice-of-anchor L domain-containing protein translates to MKNSFIKIQNSLTKLLFVVLVVVVGFAVSALAQVEKPVQVKLDKVSPSIDEVLTALNGGGLTLSNAKIVFGDNEQMAIFSGGLNAGLGMDKGVLFATGQAEWHLTRRNTTDRFDSYTKYDSYDDKDLIGIYELANRDVIIYSFDVTLASHTSALRVAFQFGSEEYPTYVGTRFNDAFGFFVTGPGIVGTENIAKLPTNGNVISVNSVNGGAYGADTYGKSLAKTDLKQTSQYINNGHDTILNPNGLQGNWDNNGPKPVFIEYNGLTKLITYDLTGLQGGQTYQFKIAIADSQDAAYDSGVIIQKIQGTTGADVKIEKTIDKAEVEPGDIVEFTLTTTNLGPYDGKGVKVTDLLPSGYTFISATPSKGTFNAGTGVWSIGNLQAIHQTETLKIIAKVNASGDYTNKATITSDDPDPDPDNNVSEVTPKVNTGLSGFDCFNDIVGNGFEWGYNNGKPGSNPPSNPVVKQIDQPASDGGFVLDIYQLDNSFNMIVNNKSLYKEEIEFQTGSGAVNIRFKKDGALFGSGNGISDIWGINDKNDNNENIIIDLTDRTKNPTPAIRVVIDKEGIASLYGKRNSKAQLEELEMFNTNTKVAEPLKKVDWHKVGTGNTVNNIKVTQNVIGQTLMSGFGYGQQIKACETCTVEKDGISKAVNPNSVKVGEVITYTFNVKNLGDMEIHDVTIDDPLFGFDIKVDAKDKKVIPSNVTMTGDANGNFILDKTEMWTFTVDYKVTADDIYKTKGVYNRATVNGTGISNISKMPVTKESIDPTPYKAGDIGWDPIREYHTYVPLKGQSLFISNPHIYQKVK